From the genome of Alosa alosa isolate M-15738 ecotype Scorff River chromosome 20, AALO_Geno_1.1, whole genome shotgun sequence, one region includes:
- the LOC125285761 gene encoding uncharacterized protein LOC125285761 — protein MSSPQNCCEVWIDTTELREKKREKRKRQTRPISKLLNPLARCGGYGVAVALNFTQTVHAMPATKQSTISSFFSPQRKDAEKKPTLPQEPCMNASDTVPIKSAERQSVTDFGCQTSMKTSDTIFERDISEMTSSRDVGGQSVHLCEKDHLMYSGNWKKEQTFLHLIRGCESDEEVEEPEGKRRLSELCSIPESAGEQTPVQCLPIPETLSLSQWEHNTQDSQCLKTLHQRNVPVREDSVFSVSQMSDRDFRAQMPLAEHTSTQRKVCSPLRSLAKNTGKENCPSSTARWQDLGRSRSPLKRRPLSPSSAAAKSRLLETKCSSPRRSVFKVAQKEFETDSMASLFTQDSQGFRVIAHRNHRSWSPLKDWTNNSSRGGGLKGSSDEDTDQDLEAEMLFTQDSQGNLVIKH, from the exons ATGTCTTCACCACAGAACTGCTGTGAAGTTTGGATTGACACGACAGAACTAAGAGAAAAGAAACGGGAGAAACGG AAACGACAGACGCGTCCTATATCTAAACTTCTTAACCCTCTGGCTCGTTGTGGAGGTTACGGTGTGGCAGTGGCGCTCAATTTCACGCAGACTGTACACGCCATGCCTGCGACCAAACAGAGCACCATATCCTCGTTCTTTAGCCCTCAGCGCAAAG ATGCTGAAAAGAAGCCAACTTTACCTCAGGAGCCGTGTATGAATGCATCAGACACAGTCCCCATAAAATCTGCGGAGAGACAGTCAGTAACAGATTTTGGATGTCAGACCTCTATGAAGACCTCTGACACCATTTTTGAACGTGACATATCTGAAATGACAAGTTCCAGAGATGTTGGTGGGCAATCAGTTCATTTATGTGAAAAAGACCATCTTATGTATTCTGGTAACTGGAAAAAAGAGCAGACCTTCCTGCATTTAATCAGAGGATGTGAGTCTGATGAAGAAGTTGAAGAACCTGAGGGGAAGAGAAGGCTTTCTGAACTCTGTTCCATCCCTGAATCAGCAGGTGAACAAACACCAGTCCAGTGCCTGCCTATTCCTGAAACATTGTCCCTGAGCCAATGGGAGCACAATACCCAGGACTCCCAGTGCCTCAAGACCTTACATCAAAGAAATGTCCCAGTAAGAGAAGATAGTGTATTTAGTGTGTCCCAGATGAGTGACAGGGATTTCAGGGCTCAGATGCCCCTTGCTGAGCACACCTCAACTCAGAGAAAGGTCTGTTCCCCCTTGCGCTCACTTGCTAAGAATACAGGGAAAGAGAACTGCCCATCTAGTACAGCTAGGTGGCAGGATTTGGGAAGGAGTCGATCACCACTAAAGAGGAGACCTCTGTCACCCAGCAGCGCTGCAGCTAAATCTAGGCTATTGGAGACTAAGTGTTCGTCACCTCGGAGATCAGTCTTTAAAGTTGCTCAGAAGGAGTTTGAAACAGACAGCATGGCCTCACTCTTCACACAGGACTCTCAGGGCTTCCGTGTGATCGCCCACAGAAACCACCGATCGTGGAGCCCTTTGAAGGACTGGACTAATAATTCCAGTCGGGGTGGTGGCTTGAAGGGATCATCTGACGAAGACACCGATCAAGATTTGGAAGCAGAGATGCTGTTCACCCAAGACTCCCAGGGAAATCTGGTTATAAAGCACTGA
- the vps28 gene encoding vacuolar protein sorting-associated protein 28 homolog, whose product MFHGIPASGGMGGAPANKPELYEEVKLYKNAREREKFDNMAELFAVVKTLQALEKAYIKDCVTPNEYTAACSRLLVQYKAAFKQVQGSDVGSIDDFCRKYRLDCPLAMERIKEDRPITIKDDKGNLNRCIADIVSLFITVMDKLRLEIRAMDEIQPDLRELMETMNRMSNMPPDSEAKDKVSLWLTTLSSMSASDELDDSQVRQMLFDLESAYNAFNRFLHSS is encoded by the exons ATGTTTCATGGCATACCTGCCTCAGGAGGAATGGGAGGAG CCCCAGCCAATAAACCAGAGTTGTATGAA GAAGTGAAGCTGTATAAAAAtgccagagaaagagaaaa gtTTGATAACATGGCAGAGCTGTTTGCAGTCGTGAAGACCCTCCAAGCCCTTGAGAAGGCATACATCAAAGACTGTGTCACTCCAAATGA ATACACTGCAGCATGTTCCAGACTACTGGTGCAGTACAAAGCTGCATTCAAACAGGTCCAGGGCTCTGATGTGGGATCCATTGATGACTTTTGCAGAAAGTACAGA CTTGACTGTCCACTAGCCATGGAAAGAATCAAGGAGGACCGACCAATCACCATCAAGGATGACAAGGGCAACCTGAATCGCTGCATTGCAGATATAGTCTCT cTCTTCATCACAGTGATGGATAAGCTGCGTCTTGAGATCAGAGCCATGGATGAG ATCCAGCCTGACCTGAGGGAGCTGATGGAGACCATGAACAGGATGAGTAACATGCCCCCAGACTCTGAGGCCAAGGATAAAGTCAGCCTTTG GCTGACTACTTTGAGCAGCATGTCTGCCTCTGATGAACTGGATGACTCGCAGGTGCGGCAGATGCTCTTCGACCTGGAGTCTGCCTACAACGCCTTCAATCGCTTCCTGCACTCCTCCTAG
- the mapk15 gene encoding mitogen-activated protein kinase 15 isoform X1 — protein MNVTEVEDHISLRYEVKRRLGKGAYGIVWKAVDRKTGETVAVKKIFDAFRNRTDAQRTFREIMFLQEFGDHPNIVKLLDVIRARNDKDIYLVFEYMDTDLHAVIKKGNLLKDVHKRYIMYQLLKATKYLHSGNVIHRDQKPSNILLDTDCFVKLCDFGLARSLFQTQEDAGNPALTEYVATRWYRAPEILLGSARYTKGVDMWSVGCILGEILLGKPLFPGTSTINQIEKIMSAIPHPTPEDVISIRSEYGASVIQRMLLRPQVPLEELLGAPVDADALDLLKCLLVFNPEKRLTAEQSLQHPYVSRFHNPAKEPGLDYDVILPVDDDVQLSVTQYRNKLYEMITEKRYSGWVQKRWHRRKEEEQKGQTKGSSGSRGDCSENALAKSNGTSSIPKEAAKVEGGGDGENKSPSLWKESSTTQQPATSPVLPHIQPANEKSGAAHTVAQTANEKSGSVPTHTRPANDRVGVLLSPGAQKTTYNPITHAPMLSQLQRNGLVYRRQPQQVATAEHIPILPSEGANGNMVGDNGRARGRSAPVPRVRSFSLTLSRPLNNPLVRRDEPPVSSGLCVTSARLNQRSPSQTREARPQVRFSKKVFQSNSNVSAAGDPRAKLGSYSQAYGTINKTELDNLLRSRHQH, from the exons ATGAATGTAACCGAGGTGGAGGACCACATCTCACTGAGATATGAAGTGAAGAGAAGACTCGGAAAGGGG GCCTATGGGATTGTGTGGAAAGCTGTTGACCGGAAGACCGGCGAGACCGTGGCTGTCAAGAAAATTTTTGATGCCTTCAGGAATCGCACTGACGCACAG AGAACTTTCAGAGAAATCATGTTTCTCCAG GAGTTTGGAGATCACCCCAACATAGTCAAACTACTGGATGTTATCCGTGCCCGAAATGACAAAGACATCTACCTGGTGTTTGAGTATATGG acacagacctgcATGCTGTGATCAAGAAGGGCAACCTGCTGAAAGATGTCCACAAGCGGTACATCATGTACCAGCTACTCAAAGCCACCAAGTACCTGCACTCAGGGAACGTCATCCACAGAGACCAGAAG CCTTCAAACATCCTGCTAGACACAGACTGctttgtgaagctgtgtgacTTTGGCCTGGCACGCTCCCTCTTCCAGACCCAGGAGGACGCGGGGAATCCTGCTTTGACTGAATACGTGGCGACCCGGTGGTACCGCGCCCCTGAGATTCTCTTAGGTTCTGCCAG GTACACAAAGGGTGTGGACATGTGGAGCGTCGGGTGCATCCTGGGCGAAATTCTGCTGGGAAAGCCGCTGTTCCCAGGCACCTCCACCATCAACCAGATCGAGAAGATCATGAGTGCCATCCCCCATCCCACACCCGAGG ATGTTATCTCCATCCGCTCAGAATATGGAGCCTCTGTGATCCAAAGGATGTTGCTCAG GCCCCAAGTTCCTCTTGAGGAGCTGCTGGGAGCTCCAGTGGATGCTGATGCTCTGGACCTCCTGAAGTGTTTACTGGTGTTCAACCCTGAGAAGAGGCTCACAGCAGAACAGAGCCTACAACATCCATATGTGTCcag GTTCCATAACCCAGCCAAAGAGCCTGGTCTGGACTATGATGTCATCCTCCCTGTGGATGATGATGTCCAACTGTCTGTCACGCAGTATCGCAACAAGCTATACGAG ATGATCACTGAGAAGAGGTATAGTGGCTGGGTCCAGAAGCGCTGGcacaggaggaaggaggaggagcagaaggGACAGACAAAAGGCAGTTCAGGGTCCAGGGGAGACTGCTCCGAGAACGCGCTGGCAAAGTCCAACGGGACATCCTCAATCCCAAAGGAAGCTGCTAAAGTAGAAGGGGGAGGTGATGGCGAAAATAAGTCACCAAGTCTTTGGAAAGAGAGTTCTACAACGCAGCAGCCAGCAACCAGTCCAGTGCTACCACACATACAGCCAGCCAATGAAAAGAGTGGTGCGGCACACACGGTCGCACAAACAGCCAATGAGAAGAGTGGTTCAGTCCCCACACATACACGACCAGCTAATGACCGAGTTGGTGTACTGTTGAGTCCTGGTGCACAGAAGACTACCTACAACCCCATTACTCACGCTCCTA TGCTCTCCCAGCTGCAGCGCAATGGCCTGGTCTACAGGAGGCAACCGCAGCAGGTCGCCACTGCTGAGCACATCCCTATCCTGCCATCAGAGGGCGCTAATGGGAACATG GTTGGAGATAATGGCCGTGCGCGCGGACGCTCAGCTCCCGTCCCCCGCGTCCGTTCCTTCTCGCTGACACTGTCTCGTCCCCTCAACAACCCGCTGGTCCGCCGGGATGAGCCCCCGGTGTCGTCTGGGCTGTGTGTGACCTCTGCGCGACTG AACCAGCGGTCCCCTTCTCAGACGCGTGAGGCCCGGCCACAGGTCAGATTCAGCAAGAAAGTGTTCCAAAGCAACTCCAACGTCTCAGCTGCCGGAGACCCCCGGGCCAAACTGGGCAGCTATTCGCAAGCCTACGGCACCATCAACAAGACTGAACTGGACAACTTACTGAGGAGCCGCCATCAGCACTAG
- the mapk15 gene encoding mitogen-activated protein kinase 15 isoform X2 yields MFLQEFGDHPNIVKLLDVIRARNDKDIYLVFEYMDTDLHAVIKKGNLLKDVHKRYIMYQLLKATKYLHSGNVIHRDQKPSNILLDTDCFVKLCDFGLARSLFQTQEDAGNPALTEYVATRWYRAPEILLGSARYTKGVDMWSVGCILGEILLGKPLFPGTSTINQIEKIMSAIPHPTPEDVISIRSEYGASVIQRMLLRPQVPLEELLGAPVDADALDLLKCLLVFNPEKRLTAEQSLQHPYVSRFHNPAKEPGLDYDVILPVDDDVQLSVTQYRNKLYEMITEKRYSGWVQKRWHRRKEEEQKGQTKGSSGSRGDCSENALAKSNGTSSIPKEAAKVEGGGDGENKSPSLWKESSTTQQPATSPVLPHIQPANEKSGAAHTVAQTANEKSGSVPTHTRPANDRVGVLLSPGAQKTTYNPITHAPMLSQLQRNGLVYRRQPQQVATAEHIPILPSEGANGNMVGDNGRARGRSAPVPRVRSFSLTLSRPLNNPLVRRDEPPVSSGLCVTSARLNQRSPSQTREARPQVRFSKKVFQSNSNVSAAGDPRAKLGSYSQAYGTINKTELDNLLRSRHQH; encoded by the exons ATGTTTCTCCAG GAGTTTGGAGATCACCCCAACATAGTCAAACTACTGGATGTTATCCGTGCCCGAAATGACAAAGACATCTACCTGGTGTTTGAGTATATGG acacagacctgcATGCTGTGATCAAGAAGGGCAACCTGCTGAAAGATGTCCACAAGCGGTACATCATGTACCAGCTACTCAAAGCCACCAAGTACCTGCACTCAGGGAACGTCATCCACAGAGACCAGAAG CCTTCAAACATCCTGCTAGACACAGACTGctttgtgaagctgtgtgacTTTGGCCTGGCACGCTCCCTCTTCCAGACCCAGGAGGACGCGGGGAATCCTGCTTTGACTGAATACGTGGCGACCCGGTGGTACCGCGCCCCTGAGATTCTCTTAGGTTCTGCCAG GTACACAAAGGGTGTGGACATGTGGAGCGTCGGGTGCATCCTGGGCGAAATTCTGCTGGGAAAGCCGCTGTTCCCAGGCACCTCCACCATCAACCAGATCGAGAAGATCATGAGTGCCATCCCCCATCCCACACCCGAGG ATGTTATCTCCATCCGCTCAGAATATGGAGCCTCTGTGATCCAAAGGATGTTGCTCAG GCCCCAAGTTCCTCTTGAGGAGCTGCTGGGAGCTCCAGTGGATGCTGATGCTCTGGACCTCCTGAAGTGTTTACTGGTGTTCAACCCTGAGAAGAGGCTCACAGCAGAACAGAGCCTACAACATCCATATGTGTCcag GTTCCATAACCCAGCCAAAGAGCCTGGTCTGGACTATGATGTCATCCTCCCTGTGGATGATGATGTCCAACTGTCTGTCACGCAGTATCGCAACAAGCTATACGAG ATGATCACTGAGAAGAGGTATAGTGGCTGGGTCCAGAAGCGCTGGcacaggaggaaggaggaggagcagaaggGACAGACAAAAGGCAGTTCAGGGTCCAGGGGAGACTGCTCCGAGAACGCGCTGGCAAAGTCCAACGGGACATCCTCAATCCCAAAGGAAGCTGCTAAAGTAGAAGGGGGAGGTGATGGCGAAAATAAGTCACCAAGTCTTTGGAAAGAGAGTTCTACAACGCAGCAGCCAGCAACCAGTCCAGTGCTACCACACATACAGCCAGCCAATGAAAAGAGTGGTGCGGCACACACGGTCGCACAAACAGCCAATGAGAAGAGTGGTTCAGTCCCCACACATACACGACCAGCTAATGACCGAGTTGGTGTACTGTTGAGTCCTGGTGCACAGAAGACTACCTACAACCCCATTACTCACGCTCCTA TGCTCTCCCAGCTGCAGCGCAATGGCCTGGTCTACAGGAGGCAACCGCAGCAGGTCGCCACTGCTGAGCACATCCCTATCCTGCCATCAGAGGGCGCTAATGGGAACATG GTTGGAGATAATGGCCGTGCGCGCGGACGCTCAGCTCCCGTCCCCCGCGTCCGTTCCTTCTCGCTGACACTGTCTCGTCCCCTCAACAACCCGCTGGTCCGCCGGGATGAGCCCCCGGTGTCGTCTGGGCTGTGTGTGACCTCTGCGCGACTG AACCAGCGGTCCCCTTCTCAGACGCGTGAGGCCCGGCCACAGGTCAGATTCAGCAAGAAAGTGTTCCAAAGCAACTCCAACGTCTCAGCTGCCGGAGACCCCCGGGCCAAACTGGGCAGCTATTCGCAAGCCTACGGCACCATCAACAAGACTGAACTGGACAACTTACTGAGGAGCCGCCATCAGCACTAG